The following proteins come from a genomic window of Gossypium raimondii isolate GPD5lz chromosome 5, ASM2569854v1, whole genome shotgun sequence:
- the LOC105766403 gene encoding uncharacterized protein LOC105766403, whose translation MGRGKFKGKPTGHRHFSTPEELRAGTSARPRTFKKEEAEVEEEEEESEEEVEEEPEKRKGTQGLIEIENPNLAKQKNVKAKDVDMGRTTELSRREREEIEKQKAHERYMKLQEQGKTEQARKDLERLALIRQQRAEAAKKREEEKTAREQKKTEARK comes from the exons aTGGGAAGAGGAAAATTCAAGGGCAAGCCCACCGGTCACCGCCATTTCTCCACTCCTGAAGAGCTCC GTGCTGGTACCTCTGCTCGTCCCCGTACTTTTAAGAAG GAAGAAGCCGAAgtggaggaagaagaagaagagtcTGAAGAGGAAGTAGAAGAAGAGCCCGAG AAACGAAAGGGTACTCAAGGGCTTATTGAGATTGAGAATCCAAATCTGGCCAAACAAAAGAATGTCAAAGCTAAAGATGTTGAT ATGGGAAGAACAACTGAACTATCAAGGCGTGAAAG AGAGGAAATAGAAAAGCAAAAAGCACATGAACGATATATGAAGCTGCAGGAACAAGGGAAAACTGAACAAGCAAGAAAAGATTTAG AGCGCTTAGCCCTGATACGACAACAAAGGGCAGAAGCTGCTAAGAAGAGAGAGGAAGAGAAGACCG CGAGAGAACAGAAGAAAACTGAAGCTCGCAAATAA